DNA sequence from the Aptenodytes patagonicus chromosome 13, bAptPat1.pri.cur, whole genome shotgun sequence genome:
ttacttttccttttgcagGAAAAGCTGCAAGTCATTTAATGACCAGATAAGTCTCCATTCTCATGATTTATCTGATATGCTTCTCCTGGAGCCATGGATGAATACAACCGCTTTGTGGATTGGGACAAAATGGATGTTACTGTCCAGAGCCAGGATGCGAAGGAGCTAACCTGCACGGAGTTCCAGGAGCTCAAGCAGCTGGCCCGGCAAGGCTACTGGGCCAAGAACCACTCTCTGAGAGCCAAAGTGTACCACAGACTAATTAGCAATATCCCGTGCCGCACAGTGACCCCAGATGCAAATGTGTACCGGGACATTATTGTGAAGATTGTTGGAAAACGTAACAGTAGCTCCCTTCCATTACCAGAGTTTGTGGATAACAGCCTGGTCCCCACATACTGCTTGAATGCAGAAGGCATCGGGGCAGTCAGGAAGATTATATTGTGCATTGCGAATCAGTTCCCAGACATATCATTTTGCCCAGCACTGCCTTCTGTGATAGCTTTGCTCCTCCACTACAGCAGAGATGAGGCAGAGTGCTTTGAACAGGTTTGTCGCATCCTTGCTTGCAATGACCCATCTAAGCGGCTCATTGATCAGACGTTCTTAGCTTTTGAGTCCTCCTGCATGACCTTTGGTGACCTGGTTAACAAGTACTGTCAGGCGGCACATAAGCTGATGGTGGCAGTGTCCGAGGATGTGTTGGAGGTATACTCTGACTGGCAACGGTGGCTCTTTGGAGAACTGCCTATGGTGTACATTGCTCGGGTCTTTGATGTGTTTCTGGTGGAGGGCTACAAAGTTCTCTATCGCGTTGCGCTGGCTCTTCTGAAATTTTTTCACAAAGTCAGAGCTGGGCAGCCCATGGAGTCTGACAGCATACAGCAGGACATTCGAGCTTTTGTGAGAGACATTGCCAAGTCGGTGTCTCCAGAGAGGCTTTTGGAAAAAGCCTTTGCTATCCGCCTCTTCTCGCGGAAGGAGATCCAGCTTCTGCAGATGGCCAATGAGAAGGCTTTGCAGCAGAAGGGCATCACGGTCAAACAGAAAAGGTAGGGCTCTCACTACAGGTAGCCTGAGTGATCTCGTGAGTTTTCCCAGCGTGATGAGCAGTCAGTCAGCCCTGAGTGGCTACTGGTGGGG
Encoded proteins:
- the TBC1D24 gene encoding TBC1 domain family member 24 isoform X1: MDEYNRFVDWDKMDVTVQSQDAKELTCTEFQELKQLARQGYWAKNHSLRAKVYHRLISNIPCRTVTPDANVYRDIIVKIVGKRNSSSLPLPEFVDNSLVPTYCLNAEGIGAVRKIILCIANQFPDISFCPALPSVIALLLHYSRDEAECFEQVCRILACNDPSKRLIDQTFLAFESSCMTFGDLVNKYCQAAHKLMVAVSEDVLEVYSDWQRWLFGELPMVYIARVFDVFLVEGYKVLYRVALALLKFFHKVRAGQPMESDSIQQDIRAFVRDIAKSVSPERLLEKAFAIRLFSRKEIQLLQMANEKALQQKGITVKQKSVAPPKRQNVHLAVHAENFKSEIVSVKEMRDIWSWIPERFALCQPLLLFTTLEHGCSLSRFYSHSEGHEPTLLLIKTTAKEVCGAYLSTDWSERRRGGNKLSFFGTGECFVFRLQPEVERYEWVIIKHPELATTGSEPENHASPASSTLSSGSVPSDPSDRLSPFLSARHFNLPSKTASMFMAGSSECIIIGGGDGQALYLDADLNHGRTSHCNTFNNQPLCSESFQISVLEVWGFRDTMNG
- the TBC1D24 gene encoding TBC1 domain family member 24 isoform X2, which encodes MDEYNRFVDWDKMDVTVQSQDAKELTCTEFQELKQLARQGYWAKNHSLRAKVYHRLISNIPCRTVTPDANVYRDIIVKIVGKRNSSSLPLPEFVDNSLVPTYCLNAEGIGAVRKIILCIANQFPDISFCPALPSVIALLLHYSRDEAECFEQVCRILACNDPSKRLIDQTFLAFESSCMTFGDLVNKYCQAAHKLMVAVSEDVLEVYSDWQRWLFGELPMVYIARVFDVFLVEGYKVLYRVALALLKFFHKVRAGQPMESDSIQQDIRAFVRDIAKSVSPERLLEKAFAIRLFSRKEIQLLQMANEKALQQKGITVKQKRQNVHLAVHAENFKSEIVSVKEMRDIWSWIPERFALCQPLLLFTTLEHGCSLSRFYSHSEGHEPTLLLIKTTAKEVCGAYLSTDWSERRRGGNKLSFFGTGECFVFRLQPEVERYEWVIIKHPELATTGSEPENHASPASSTLSSGSVPSDPSDRLSPFLSARHFNLPSKTASMFMAGSSECIIIGGGDGQALYLDADLNHGRTSHCNTFNNQPLCSESFQISVLEVWGFRDTMNG